CGGGAAAAATGTTTGGCGGAACCGGTTTCTGGGATACGTTCCGGGCGCTTTATCCTTTGTTGAACCTGGTTTACCCGGAAATCAACCGGGAAATGCAGGAAGGCTTGGTGAATGATTACCTGGAAGGCGGATTTTTGCCGGAATGGTCGAGCCCCGGATACGCCGATATCATGATCGGGAATAATTCCGCGTCCATTGTTTCGGATGCATACATCAAAGGATTGCGCGGATACGATATCGAAAAACTCTATGAAGCCTTGCTTCACGGGGCAAACAACGAAGGTCCGGTGAGCGCTGTCGGGCGCTTCGGAGTGAATTATTACAACCAACTGGGCTATGTTCCTTACGATGTGAAAATCAATGAAAATGCGGCCAGAACACTGGAATATGCTTACGACGATTTCGCGATCTACCAGTTGGCGAAAGCCTTGAAACGTCCGAAAAAAGAAATTGACCTGTATGCCAAGCGCTGTCAGAATTACCGGAATTTGTTCGATCCTGAAACAGGAATGATGCGCGGAAAGAATGCAGACGGAACATTTCAGTCACCGTTTAACCCTTTCAAGTGGGGAGATGCATTTACGGAAGGAAACAGCTGGCATTACACCTGGTCTGTTTTTCACGATGTACAGGGATTAATCGGTTTGATGGGAGGAAAGGAGCGCTTTGTTTCCAAACTCGATTCGGTTTTCAGTCTTCCGCCGGTTTACGATGACAGCTATTACGGGGGAATGATCCACGAGATCAAGGAAATGCAAATTGCGAATATGGGACAATATGCGCACGGGAACCAGCCTATTCAGCACATGATTTATTTATACAATTATGCTGGTGCTCCGGCAAAATCCCAATATTGGATACGGGAAGTGTTGAATCGCCTGTACAAACCGACTCCCGACGGATATTGCGGAGACGAAGACAACGGGCAAACTTCTGCCTGGTACGTTTTTTCAGCTTTGGGATTCTACCCGGTTTGTCCGGCTACGGACGAATATGTGCTGGGGGCTCCATTGTTCCAAAAAGCAGTGGTTCATTTGGCGGAAGGGAAGCAGCTTGTTTTGAATGCGCCGCAAAATTCGGCAGAGAACCGATATGTTTCTTCCATGAGCATTAATGGCAAAGTCTATTCAAAACTCTTCCTGAAACATTCGGAATTGGTGAAAGGAACAGTGATTGATTTTAAAATGTCGGGAACACCTGCTTTGGAGCAAACATTTTCGGAAAGTGATTTGCCGTATTCCTTTTCGAGGGAAAATCTGCCTGCAAAAAAGTAGCGAAAGATTCTGTTAGTATGAATTGCTTTTGCAGAAAGTACCGAATTTTTACGGATAGCCCCGGTTTGAAAATTTAGTCTCCCGGAATCCGGGCCTGAAGCTATATTTGAACAACCTTAACGATTAAACCTCTTGTTATGAGACGAAAAATCAGTTGCTTCCTGTTTATGCTGTGTGTCGTTTGTGTTCACGGACAAAAAACATCCATCCTTGTCGATGAAATGACTGCGCATCATTTAAGACAATTACCGGAAGAAAAGCGATCTCATTTCGATAGCATTCTCCAAAACAGCATGCGAAAAAACTGGCTGTCGCGTGCGGATGAACGCTCGTTTGATGTTGCATTTATAGAAGAGGAATTTTGTGAGAAAATGCATTCAGTCACAACAACGGAATACTATTTTAACCGGGGAGACAGCATTCCGGCTTATTTATACGAACAGGGGGAAATGGTGGAAGTGAAAAACAGATATGGTTTTCCGGTTACCTGGTATTATCAACATGTGATTCATTATCAAACGTTTCAACCATTATTCGAAACATACAGCAAATTTCAACCCATGCAGGAATTGGCTTACGAGAAGGAGCAAATTTTGGATTATTCCTGCATAGGTAGAGCGAAAGATCAGGATAAACGGTTTGAAGATCAGCGAACTGCGGAACTCAAAACAACTTACCGCATTAACACCATGATCGACAAAAAATCGAATACAATCCTGGTTTCAGTTCAATATGCGCCGGAAAAACCGAAGTTTGAAATAAAAGGCTACAGTTCTGCATGGGATTGGTAAGTTCATTACTTTTAACCTCGTTGATTCCGATAATTATTGGAATTAGAACCTTTGAACTTTTAAACTTTTAAACCTTCGAAGCTCGCAACGCTTATGCTGAAGCTTCAGCGAAGGCACAGAGCGAAGAAGATTTGAACTTTCTTAAACTTTCCTTGAACCAGTAAACACCATGATAAAAACCTATTTGACCTATTCCAGGGATGCTGGAGACTTTAAGTTTGATCTTGTAGCATTGAGCCAAAACGGGCTTTCGGGAATTCGCCTGATAAACAAAGGAAAAACAGCAGAAGAATTCACTGACCGGATTGCTGAAATTTTAGCTTATGGAAAAAAGAATAACCTGGAACTGGAAATCCTGGTCGATTTGCCCGGAGAAAAGGCCTTGATCGGGAATGTTGGCAAAGGCATTCAAATTGAAAAAGGTGAAGTTTATCAATTATGCAGTGAAAACCAGGAGGAGAAATCAAGCGATATTCCAACCACCGGATTCCTGTCACAATTGGATCCGGAAATCGTTCGTGCGGGAGATGTTATTTCCATTGCTGACGGCGAACTGGATATGAAAATTCTGGAGGTCATGAAAACTTCAGTAAACTGCGAAGCGCTGAATTCCTTTTTTCTTACGTCAAACAGGTCGTTTACGATTAAAGGGAATAAATTGCCTGTTCAGCCTGTTTCAAATCACGATAAGATTCTTTTGGAGTCCTTGCAGCCAGCGGCATTTTCCGGTCCGGTGAAGATCCTGGTTTCATTTATATCGGACGTTTCACATGTGGAATACGTCAGGCAGCTGGTTCCCGGATTTCACATCGTATCTAAAGTAGAGACATTGATTCCTTCGGAGAAGCTGGAAGAAATTATACGGGCCTCAGACAGCATCATGCTAGGACGTGGAGATTTGACAAGTACCAGTAAAATGAGTGAGGTATTCCCGTTTCAAAAAGAGGTCATCAGGCTTTGTAATAGCTACCAGAAAGAATTGATCCTGGCCACAGGTTTATTCGGAGATTTAAAAAACAGCGGCAAACCGAGTATTTCCGACATGATGGATTTCGGGTTCCTGAGAAACCAGGATGTTAGTGCCTTTTTGATTGCAGGTTCCAATGCGAATCAATATCCTTTTGAAACCTTGGATTTGATTACAAATTTTGAGAACTTAGACTGAAATTCAAAGATACAGATGAGTTTATCCAAACAATTGGCAAAGCATTTAAGAGATGTTCATTTCGGAGGAAACTGGACAGAGACGGATTTGAAAAAAACATTGTCGGATGTAACCTGGAAAGATGCATTGACACAAGTCTATTCGCTGAATTCCATTGCTGCGCTTACCTTCCATGCAACTTATTATTTGGATGTACTGATTACCGTTCTGGAAGAAAACAAGCTCACCGGAAAAGATGAGATCAGCTGGATTCTGCCATCCATTCAGTCGCAGCAGGATTGGGAAGCCTTGCAGGAACGCATCTGGGAAAGGGCGGAGAAGGCCGCTTCATTGATAGAAACTTTGCCGGATGAACAGCTGACCCAGGATTTCATTGATCCGAAATATGGGACCCAATACCGCAACATCGCAGGGATTGTGGAGCATCTCCATTATCATTTAGGGCAAATTGTAATCATCAAAAAATTGCTTGTACAATAAATAACCGCGATTTGTCCACCTTTACAAGTGGTGTGTCGGACAAAAGCCAGTTGCCGAGTTTTTACTTTTGATGAAAAAAAATATGGCAGCTATTCTTAAGAAAGCCATGTCGGGGCTTTTGGATAAAATGCTCGGAACGGCTAAAGTCATCGGGGTTAATCGCTGGGAACCTGAAACGATGGTGGAAATAGACGTTCAAATGCCCGGTTTGAATATGGATAAGTGGAAAACGATCCATCGTGTCAAATGCAAGGTCGGAGAACTGGAATACCGCGATTACACGCCTTCTTGCTGGAATGCAGAAAAAGGAACCTTTAAATTGTATGTGGAAGCCGGACATGATGGCGTAGGAAGTCGCTGGGCGCAGCAAATACAGGCCGGAGATACCATTTTATTGGGATCGGTTCATGCTTCTCAAATACCGGTGAAAGAAGGGAAGGTACTTTGCTTGGTGGATTTGAGTGCTTTGGGACATGCATTGAGCCTGAAACAATTAACGGATCACACAAAATTCCCATTGGAAGTTGGGGTATTTTTACATGAATCGTATGAAATTCCCCAAGTGCTGATAAACGAAAACCCGGAATTTGAATTTCTTTACCGGGAAAATGAACACAATGTACCAGTTTTGGAAAAATGGCTGATGTCAAAAAAATTAGCTAACTATGAATCCATTTGCATAGCAGGAAATACCCCGATGGTTTCACAGCTGCGGAAAAAGCTGAAAGCCATTCCGGAAGTCGGCGCAAGGATCCTGGCACAGGGATTTTGGTCCTAGAAAAAAAGAAGATGAGTAGAGAGCAGATCCAGTTGGTTCAATTACCCGGTAAAACACGTGGAATCGAATTGTTTCGAATTACGGAAGAGCTGGTTTCTTTTGTAGAAACGGAAATGGCACTATTGCCGCACCGGCATGATCATTATACCTGTTTTTTTATTGAAAGCGGCACGCTTTACCTGGGAATCGATTTCAAATCCGTAAAAATAACCGGGCCGGCGATGCTCGTTTCTTATCCCGGACAAATGCATCACCATTTAAATGCGCTGGAATCTTCAGAGATTGAAGGATGGATTCTGGCTTTTGATCCGAAGTTCATCCATGAAAGTGCTTCCGTAGCCATTGAAGAATCCTTCTCTGAAGTAATCCTGGTTCCTTTTAGCGAGGAACAAAAAGCGTGGTTTTCCGGTTTATTTGAATTGATTCATACAGAAGTGAAACAGGCAGATCCGGCCGGGAATCCCGTAGCGGGACACTTAATAAACGGATTCTTTTCCAAAATTGCCGGGCTCTTTCAGCAGCAGGAAAAAGAACGCATTCTGGCATTTTCTTCCCGGAGCCTTGAAATTGTAAAAACGTTCCGCAGATTGGTGCGTGAAAAATACAGTTACCTGAAAAAGCCGTCCGAATACGCTGAGATCATGAATATCAGTGTCAGTTACTTAAATGATACGGTAAAGTCAATGACCGGTTTTTCAGCTACGGGTTTTATTCAACAGGAAATTTTCAGGGAATCGCAGCGTTTGCTTTGCTATACGAATAAAAGTATCAAGGAAATCGCTGTTCAATTGGGATATGAAGATTACAAATACTTCATTCGCCTGTTTTCCAAATCTGTCGGAGTTTCACCCTCAAACTTTCGTAAACAACATCAATAATCGTATTTTTAGTCCGTAATGAAAAAAGAGGACAAAGACGAAAAGGCGATTCATTTCCATGCAGTAATTGATATTATCGGGATCAATCCGTTTGTGTTTGTACCCGGGGAAATTCTCAGTGATCTGTTCTGCGAATTCGGGAAGGATAAAGGACCGGTTCCTGTAAAAGGAACCATTAACGGGAAACCATACCAACAGACATTGGTGCGTTTTGCCGGAGAATGGCGGTTGTATATCAACACCAAAATGCTGGCGAAATCTCCGGAAAGGATCGGAGAGCGGGTAGCAATAAGCATCGAAGTGGATTTTTCGGACCGTACGATTCATCCGCACCCGAAACTGGTTCAGGCTTTGAAAGAGAATTCCCGGGCGAATGCCGTTTTCGAAAGTCTGGCGCCTTCCCTTCAGAACGAAATTGTTCGCTATATTGCAAATCTGAAAACAGAAGCAAGCATAGACCGGAATGTGCTGAAAGCAATTGATTTTCTCCTCGGAAAAGAACGCTTCATCGGTCGTGACGGCATAAAATAACTTTGGAGGATTCACCCCGAATCTTTCATTCAAAACTGAAACACATGGCAAAAACAAAAACAGCAGAAACAACCAAAGATGTCTATGAGTTCATCCTGGAATTCACTGATTCCGAGCAAAAACGGAAAGACAGCCGGGAACTCATTCAATTGATGGAGGAGGTTTCCGGTTTCAAAGCCAAAATGTGGGGACCGAGCATCATCGGTTTCGGAACCTATCATTACAAATATGCTAGCGGACACGAGGGCGACGCTCCTTTACTGGGTTTTTCTCCGCGAAAAGCAGCCATTTCGCTGTATGTTTCAACGGGCGAGCAGGGACAGGAAGCCCTGATAAACGACCTGGGAAAGTTTACCATGGGAAAGGCCTGTATTTACATCAAGAAATTGGCAGATATCAATCCCGAAAGCCTGGTGAAGCTCATGAAAGATACGATGGCGCGAACTACTGAAAAATACGGATCATGAAGTTGATAGCGATTTTAGGGCTTCTGTTGAGCTTTCAGCTAATTGCTCAGGAACAGCATGTCCGATTATTGAAGGGGCAGAAAAATTACCGCCTGGTTTCAAAAAATGAACAGTCCGATCTCAAGTACAAGTTGTTCAACCAATTCGGTTCAGTGAAAATTTATTCCGGCGGGAAAATCGAAAAAGCTTTTCAGCCGAAAAAGGGGAAATTCACGGTCTATGTATTCGTTGCGGAATACCAGGGAGATTCATTCGACGGCACGCGTAAAACATTCCACGACAAACTGATCCTGAAAGTAAATCCGGAAACCAGCGAAGTCCTGGACGGATTCCAGTATACTATGGAATGGGCGGAGCCACCGGCAGCCTACGATTTGTATCGTGTAACGGAAGATGGCGTTGTGCTCACTCATCATATGGATTTGGATGAGCTTCAAATGCGGGTTGATGATAAATTTCAGGGTGAGTACATGGATCTGGAAGATCACGGAATTGTTTGGTTGGAATAACCGTAAAAGATGGAACTGAACTTGATCGCAGACAAATTTCCGAAGGAAAATGAATAGGGAAGATATAAAAAAACACTTTGAAAGTAATGGCTATACCGGATGGCATACACTGATTGATATCGTTTATGACAGAAAACCGGATCATATTGAAATCAAAGAAGTTTTTGAAAAATATGCATGGTTGGAAGTACGTTATAATGGAGAAGATGAAGATTACAAGTATCTGCTTCAGGCAATCAAAACAATCAGTGAGTGCATGTGCCAGGTTTGTGGAGAAAGCGGCGGACATTCGCTGATAGATGGCTGGGAAACGACGCTTTGTGATAAGCACTTCGAAAGTGCGGATGCTGCATTAAAGTTGCGCGGATAATAAGCGCGACCAGGCTTAAAGAATTTTCATGCCATTAGTCGGATCAATCTGTTTTTGTAATTATTACTGAATTACCATTTATTAACTCTGGCGGTTTTGTATCGGAAATTGGTTTCCCTAACTTGAAGATAATTATTAAAAATTTTCAGTTATGGAATTCAAAAAGTTACTTTTTATCGTTTCGCTTGGGTTTGCACCGATGGTCCATTCTCAAACGACACAAGTTATCGGTACTACGACTTTGACTATCGATACCTTGTCAAACGAAGTGTCCATTCCATGGGAAATTCAAGTGGAAGGGGAGAGTTACCTGTGGGTAACGGAGCGTGCAGGAATTGTTAGCCGGATAGATTTGCTGACCGGGGAAAAAGATACGTTGCTGGATTTGACAGCTGACGTTCATGCAGCAGGAGAAGGAGGTTTATTGGGAATGGCGTTGCATCCGGATTTTCCGGTGATCGCAGAAGTATTCCTGGTGTATACCTACGGAACCGAAGACAGTCAGGGATTTTTCAAAGAACGATTGGTGAAATACACGTTTGATAATACAGACCTGGTTACACCGGATACGTTGATTGATGATATTTTGGCTTATAGTAATCACAACGGGTCACGGTTGCATTTCCTTCCGGATAAAACCCTGCTGATGTCGACCGGAGAATGTTCTCAAAGTCAGTTGTCACAAGATACCAGTTCGCTTTCAGGGAAATACCTGCGTTTGAATACAGACGGAACTATTCCGGCAGACAACCCAACGCCCGGATCTTACATTTATACTATGGGGCATCGAAACTCGCAGGGAATTTGTACCCTTCCGAACGGGAAAGTGATTATTTCGGAGCACGGACCTTCAACGGATGATGAGTTGCAGGTACTCGAAGCCGGAAACAACTACGGCTGGCCGCTCATTCATGGTTTTTGCGATGAACCGTTTGAAGATGCTCCGTGTGCAACCGGTTTGTATACCGAACCTATTCGCGCCTGGACACCGACGATTGCAACCTCCGACCTGGTTTATTATCAAAACACCTTATTTCCGGAATGGAATAACCGCGTGCTGATGGTTACGCTTAACGGCCAACGGTTGGTAGCGATGGAATTAAACGCACAAACAACGGCTGTTACAGACGAAGATCAGTATTTCCAGGGACTTTTCGGACGCTTGCGAGATATCGCGATCGGTCCGAATAAGGAAATTTATATTGCCACGAATTCCGGTACCAATCCGATTATTCGTTTGACACCTTCCAACCCATTAAGCATTACGCAATTGGAAGATCAGCCGCCGTTAATCATTCCGAATCCGGCAGAAAGCTATATTCAGTTGGCAAACTATCAGCAGGCCGACCAGGTTTCTATCCTGGATCTGACCGGGAAAACGGTATTGGAATTGAAAAATG
The window above is part of the Fluviicola sp. genome. Proteins encoded here:
- a CDS encoding GH92 family glycosyl hydrolase, whose amino-acid sequence is MKHLILFLFPLAALSQQKPVGYVNPLMGTDSKMELSNGNTYPAIGLPWGMNLWTPQTNTMGNGWAYQYSADMMRGFKQTHQPSPWMNDYGQFAIMPGSGKVVFDQNERASWFSHKAEVSKPHYYSVYLADCDITTEITPTERAAVFRFTFPQNDSSFIVIDALDRGSYVKVFPKERKIIGYTKRYARGKLTDFKNYFVIYLDRDIEFYSVATDGKLAGKKDESASNHSGIVVGFKTKKGEQVQLKVASSFISPEQAELNLQREVGNSHFDVIRNNAELRWNETLGKIEVSGGTDEQLRTFYSCLYRTLFFPNKLYEIDANGKEVHWSPYNGKVLPGKMFGGTGFWDTFRALYPLLNLVYPEINREMQEGLVNDYLEGGFLPEWSSPGYADIMIGNNSASIVSDAYIKGLRGYDIEKLYEALLHGANNEGPVSAVGRFGVNYYNQLGYVPYDVKINENAARTLEYAYDDFAIYQLAKALKRPKKEIDLYAKRCQNYRNLFDPETGMMRGKNADGTFQSPFNPFKWGDAFTEGNSWHYTWSVFHDVQGLIGLMGGKERFVSKLDSVFSLPPVYDDSYYGGMIHEIKEMQIANMGQYAHGNQPIQHMIYLYNYAGAPAKSQYWIREVLNRLYKPTPDGYCGDEDNGQTSAWYVFSALGFYPVCPATDEYVLGAPLFQKAVVHLAEGKQLVLNAPQNSAENRYVSSMSINGKVYSKLFLKHSELVKGTVIDFKMSGTPALEQTFSESDLPYSFSRENLPAKK
- a CDS encoding pyruvate kinase — translated: MIKTYLTYSRDAGDFKFDLVALSQNGLSGIRLINKGKTAEEFTDRIAEILAYGKKNNLELEILVDLPGEKALIGNVGKGIQIEKGEVYQLCSENQEEKSSDIPTTGFLSQLDPEIVRAGDVISIADGELDMKILEVMKTSVNCEALNSFFLTSNRSFTIKGNKLPVQPVSNHDKILLESLQPAAFSGPVKILVSFISDVSHVEYVRQLVPGFHIVSKVETLIPSEKLEEIIRASDSIMLGRGDLTSTSKMSEVFPFQKEVIRLCNSYQKELILATGLFGDLKNSGKPSISDMMDFGFLRNQDVSAFLIAGSNANQYPFETLDLITNFENLD
- a CDS encoding YdeI/OmpD-associated family protein, coding for MKKEDKDEKAIHFHAVIDIIGINPFVFVPGEILSDLFCEFGKDKGPVPVKGTINGKPYQQTLVRFAGEWRLYINTKMLAKSPERIGERVAISIEVDFSDRTIHPHPKLVQALKENSRANAVFESLAPSLQNEIVRYIANLKTEASIDRNVLKAIDFLLGKERFIGRDGIK
- a CDS encoding AraC family transcriptional regulator, whose amino-acid sequence is MSREQIQLVQLPGKTRGIELFRITEELVSFVETEMALLPHRHDHYTCFFIESGTLYLGIDFKSVKITGPAMLVSYPGQMHHHLNALESSEIEGWILAFDPKFIHESASVAIEESFSEVILVPFSEEQKAWFSGLFELIHTEVKQADPAGNPVAGHLINGFFSKIAGLFQQQEKERILAFSSRSLEIVKTFRRLVREKYSYLKKPSEYAEIMNISVSYLNDTVKSMTGFSATGFIQQEIFRESQRLLCYTNKSIKEIAVQLGYEDYKYFIRLFSKSVGVSPSNFRKQHQ
- a CDS encoding DUF1801 domain-containing protein — encoded protein: MAKTKTAETTKDVYEFILEFTDSEQKRKDSRELIQLMEEVSGFKAKMWGPSIIGFGTYHYKYASGHEGDAPLLGFSPRKAAISLYVSTGEQGQEALINDLGKFTMGKACIYIKKLADINPESLVKLMKDTMARTTEKYGS
- a CDS encoding PQQ-dependent sugar dehydrogenase, producing the protein MEFKKLLFIVSLGFAPMVHSQTTQVIGTTTLTIDTLSNEVSIPWEIQVEGESYLWVTERAGIVSRIDLLTGEKDTLLDLTADVHAAGEGGLLGMALHPDFPVIAEVFLVYTYGTEDSQGFFKERLVKYTFDNTDLVTPDTLIDDILAYSNHNGSRLHFLPDKTLLMSTGECSQSQLSQDTSSLSGKYLRLNTDGTIPADNPTPGSYIYTMGHRNSQGICTLPNGKVIISEHGPSTDDELQVLEAGNNYGWPLIHGFCDEPFEDAPCATGLYTEPIRAWTPTIATSDLVYYQNTLFPEWNNRVLMVTLNGQRLVAMELNAQTTAVTDEDQYFQGLFGRLRDIAIGPNKEIYIATNSGTNPIIRLTPSNPLSITQLEDQPPLIIPNPAESYIQLANYQQADQVSILDLTGKTVLELKNVESGNQIDITKLPTGTYSVEVKYTGNDQVVRSKLIKER
- a CDS encoding DinB family protein, which produces MSLSKQLAKHLRDVHFGGNWTETDLKKTLSDVTWKDALTQVYSLNSIAALTFHATYYLDVLITVLEENKLTGKDEISWILPSIQSQQDWEALQERIWERAEKAASLIETLPDEQLTQDFIDPKYGTQYRNIAGIVEHLHYHLGQIVIIKKLLVQ
- a CDS encoding siderophore-interacting protein, yielding MAAILKKAMSGLLDKMLGTAKVIGVNRWEPETMVEIDVQMPGLNMDKWKTIHRVKCKVGELEYRDYTPSCWNAEKGTFKLYVEAGHDGVGSRWAQQIQAGDTILLGSVHASQIPVKEGKVLCLVDLSALGHALSLKQLTDHTKFPLEVGVFLHESYEIPQVLINENPEFEFLYRENEHNVPVLEKWLMSKKLANYESICIAGNTPMVSQLRKKLKAIPEVGARILAQGFWS